The genomic region TCAATGCATCATGATCCACCCATGACTTGATGTTAGAAGGTGCACGATCGGAACCAGATTCATCGTTGCTGGACTCGCCCTACTTGAATCCGTGTACATTCGGAGCTCCTGGCACGTGTTTCAGGAGGGAACTTGTCCACTTTGTAGCCACCTCTCTGATTAAGAAGGTCGGACGTTTGCTCCCAGGAGTTGAGTCTAAAAATCGGTGGTTAACGTTTAGGCAGGAAATGCTTGGGGTCGGTCAGAAGAGGCGTATTTTTGGAGGGTCCCAAGGCGCACTGTCAAATAGGAGTGATGGAGGAGAAGGGTGAGTTCTGGGTGCCTGGCCAGTAGTTATTCCTCAATTAATCAGGGAAGTGATGAAGCAAAATTattatcgccccccccccccccccccacagggggTGGTCGTGATCAAGAGAGGATAGCTTGAATAGTATTTGGATTTGTACAGGAAATTGGATTGGATTAGgtagatctttttcccatttaTAAAGATCCGATGTGTTGAATAGCTGTCTCCTTTGTGGTAGATTTATTTGGATCGTAACATTGATGTTTATGAAAGCTCCATATAATAAAAAAAGACTTTTATTTCCCACACTACAAATCTGCCTAGTGTGTAAAGTCATCTTAAAGCACTTTGGGCTGTCCAAAACCTTTGAACCCTACAAGGGGAATAAAATCCTTTGGACTATCTAGTAATTGCTAAACTATTCTACCTCGTCTCATCAACCTGGACCATAGgcatccatacccctcccaactATGTATTCAAATTTCTCACCAGTTTTGACATTGAACCTGCAGTCACCATttctgctggcagcttgttccagactcaccaccctctgagtgttcCCAACCAGGATTTCACTGACACAACCAGTGCTTTTCCATGTGTGCCATGGAGACTTCCTAATCCACTGAGGTTAGGGTGGATCTGAGGTCATGTTGACCTTGGATGGGGTAGCTGTTAATGGTACTGATGTTGCAAAGGAAGTTGTCTCACATCTCATTGGCCTCCGAGAAGAATTCCTGCACTACTTCCCAGAAATCAGCTGAGAAACACTGGCACTGATAAGGTGCCCCTTGTTAAAGTCAACAAAATCCTTGATGATCTGCAAGATGAATTCATTGACCTCCAAACTATTCTAGATGCAGAGATGTGTTTGAGACTTCATCTCTCTCTGAGTTTTGGCCAAAAATGATGGATAGTTACTCCAACATTGCGAGGGAGTATCTTCAGAAGATCCTGTCCTTCACCACCATTTATGTTTGTGAATCAGGCTTTTCAGCGTGGCTGCAGTTGAAGACAAGAGCACAAAACCCCATTCAAGTGGAGGCAGATCTCAGGTGTGCATTATCAATAACAAAACTAGGGATGTGCAAATTGGTGAAGAGACGGCAAGAACAGGGGCCATTAGAGTGGCTTGAGCTTTGATTTTGATTGGGTTTTTAATGATCAGTGTTCACTTTATGTTTACTTTAGCTTGCAGtgttttttgttctttaaaaatgttaaataaaataatttaaattagataaagatatgTTTCTTACAAAGcagcctttgacttgaaaatattgctcagccattgccactagtgggccacagcatgttaggctggaagccaggtgggcctgagactaaaaaaggttgagaaccactgtcttaaacatttcatctctcacacttaacccatgtcctttagttcttaccTCGCCCAAccccagtggaaaaaagcctgcttgcatttactttatctatgccctTGTGAGGGTTTTGAAAGGTActatttaaatgttaatttaaaacTGCAGACTGGAGATCTAAAATGAAAGAAAAGGTATAAAAATTCAGTAGATCAGGCTGCATTAGTGGAAAGAGGAGTAGCTATTGCTTCAGGTCtgagaccctttgtcagaacagAGATAAGAAAAACTAATTTAGGAAGCAGCAAAGAATGAGTGGGCAATAGATGGAGAAAATGAACTTCACTGAAGGTGAAATAATGTAGCCACGAAGGGCCAATAATAAGGGCCATGTAATGTATTGTTAATATTGTAAGTATACAGTCTGGCCTACTgggaaggaaaaggaagaaaggaaTGGTGAGCAGTAATGACCAGGCTTAAAATACAATACTGTAGAAAGAAATATTGAGTTATTGAAGTGATATTGAGTCCTGTGGACTGCAACGTgcccttgtattttttttaatgaactgttCTGAACATCTAAAAAGTGGAATGGGAAAATTTGGTGATTAGTTTAAAGCTGCATATTTATTTTCCAGATCTCTTgagcccacttttccaatctattcAAAATGCCAGCTGCAGAAGAAGATCGCAGTCAGATAATCCGCGAGGTATGGGCaaataacctggaagaagagatgagACGAATTCGTCTAATTATTCAGAAATACAATTATATAGCcatggtatgttttttttaaccatttgagAATGGTTCTCTTTTCACTCTGACATTCTACAGTAAATAAATCGAAAAAATCTAACCTGGAGACATAATTTGAACCAAAATTTGCAATTTTACATCACAAGTATATAATTGCCTCTTTGTGTTACAAATTTTGGAGATGAATAGATATTGGCAAAATCAAAGATGCAATCAAGTGGCTCAAAgataaaagatcagccatgatcctattaAATGGCAAGATAGTTGTGAGGGACCTAATGTCTATTTCCTAAGGAGTGATAGAGGAGAAGTCATATGCACTAAGTTGTGTTAAAGCCATGAGTAGGATTCAATAAATTGATAATAAGTAAGGAAAAGGATTTGAGACTATTTTCTTTTATTAATAAGATGCATAACGTGGATAGGAAACTCAACGACATTTTAAAGTTAAGGGAGAATGGTTATTTATCTCCACatgcaaaaaaaataatttctttaaTTGGGTGTGGTAGGCCTCTCACGCACAAAATGAAATACCATTGGATGTAATGTGATGCAGGGGATGTGATAATCAATTTGTGCATACCCAGGCAAAGTGTGTAAAATgctcattgagcaccttcactctgtccacttcaACAACAGGAACCTTactcacactgacatgtctatacatggcctcgtgcactgccaaaccgaggctacccacaaattggaggtacaTCACCTAATATTTTGTCTCCAactagatagcattaacatcaacttctctattTTGTGTTAAACTCACTTCCCAAGAgtccctatccctctgcctcctttcctccagatccccacctcttttccttcccactccattTCAGAGTTGCtccttctatcctcccacctatGACTTGTTAGACTGTGCTTCTTCCCCTTCCATCCTCGTCCCTTcgcccatctttttattcaagtgCCTGCCTGCTTATTATGCATACCTGACAataagctcaggcctgaaatgttggttacctgttACTTGCTATATATACTTtgtgaccataagatataggagcaaaacaggtcatttggcccatcgtaTATgttcaccattccatcatgagcccatccattttcccactgtgcctCACTCccttgtcttctccccataatctttgattccATGACTGTTCAGATATCTAGTAATCTCTACCCATTAATAAAACTTGGCCTCCACTGCTGCCTATGgatgcaaattccagaggttcaccactctctggctaaataaatttcacagcatctctgttttaaatgggtgcccttcaatcctaatgtctgagtctgccccaccatagAAAACAGCTTTGCCACATTTACTTCAgtccagacctttcaacattcaaaatgcttctgaggtccaccctcattcttctgaactccaaggagtgcagtccaagagctctcaaatgttcctcatgtgaactctctccaatgcagcatatcctttcttgaataaggagcccaaaactccaAGTGAGGCCACACCAgtactcttgtatcctattcctctagaccagtggttcccaaccttttttatgccccccctaaaaaattttaatatgttcttgcaccccttaaagtaataatttattattacaacaaattaaaagttgcataaaccctacaaaaaaattaaattttcatccattttaaatgtcccaattTTTAAAACAAGTTATAGGGCGATGCCATTTAAAAGGAAACAGCGCGTGGAAATGCGCTAAAATTCATAGAGAATCTCATTCTATTGAATAGAGATAAAAGAGGACATCCCCATCTTTAATttggactttttttaaaaaatcgatatttttatcttgaatatataggacagtacccttaatataaacaaaaaagcTGAAATGTTATCTTgcaccccctggaatgctatctcgcacccttggttgggaaaccctgctctAGCCTCAACAGAAGTTATCCCGAATGAGGattcccaagtccttttgcatctcaaaattttgaattttctccccacccaAATAATAGTTTGcccttttattctttctaccaaGTGCATGACCATGCACTTTCCAACAATATATTTTacttgccacttctttgcccattctcctaatcttagTCTTTCTACAGCCTCCCTGTTTTCTCagtactacctgctcctccacctaccttcgtataATCTGTAAACTTGGCCTTGTTCATTCCATaaactaaatcattaatatacaacataaaaagtggCCCTAACACTAACCcctatggaacaccactggtagccaaccagaataggaactgtttattcccactctctgttttctgctgATAACCAATACTCTATCCATGTTAGTATCTCTCTTGTAATTCCAAGGGCTTTCATCTAAGCAGCCTTGTGTGCGGCACGTTgttaaaggccttttgaaaatcgaAAAGCACAACATCTATTGTATCTCACAGAACCTAGAACATCTCCTTTGTCTAATATCCTGCTTggggtttcctcaaaaaattgcataTTTTTCAGTAGCGAAACCATGTTAACTTTGGCTTGtcacctccaggtactctgtaacctcaccCTTGATAAATATCTACCAACCACTTCCAAACCACTGATGTTAGGtgaacaggtctataatttcctttctgctgcctccctcactttttttaaaagcaggatgacattttcaattttccagtcctccagaaccatgccagaatctgttgattcttggaagatcattaatcgtgtctccacaatctctatagctacttctttcagaacctggcaatgcattccattgAGTCCAGGGAACCCAGACCATTCGCCTTCCCAAGCATCTTCACTCTGATGAATGTGATTGCACTCATCTctcttccctgaatcttgaaagTTGAGTATATTGCTATTGTGTTCCACAATGAaaattgatgcaaaatactcattcagttcctctgccatttccttgtctcccattataatttctcctgcATCGTTTTCTATTTGTTGtacatctactctcacctctttttAACTCTTCATTTTACTTAAAAATAAACTTTtggtatcctttttgatattatttgctaatttcctttcaaaattccattttttttccttcctaatgacttCATTGCCTTCCATAAGCTTTTAAAAACTTTCCGGTCTTATCTCTTCCCATTTTTTTCTTCCTTGCATGCTTGCTAAGTTTCTCtagaacttttgtgtattgcacaataGAATGAATTGATCTGGATAGTGGAAAAAAGTTCTCTGAGTTTGTAAAAGGTTCATTGGGCTCCATTTCACCTGAGGGATGGAATCTCCAACAGTGGAAAATAATGTTGGTCTCAAGTATTTGCACAAATCTCTGTGGTAGCCTCTAAATGAACATTATTACTAACAAAGGACCAACCAAGAATCTTAACAGCTTTGAACCATATAATTAAATCATCGGTAGAAGAATTGAGTCTTTTTTTGTGCCCAAGGTGATAGAGCTTGAAATGAGTAGCTAGTAGATGTTGGAAATTAATGTAAAACTGGAAAATGCAACTGAGTAGGTTAGGCAGGAGCTATAGAGAATTGACTTTTTATGTTATTTCTCCCTTGAATGTTGCCTGAGTATCTGATTATTTCCAACATTATtattctggaattctctgcttGTGTTACTCTATTATTCatgttgttgtttgttgttgtttattaTTCTTGTCAGCAATTCTGTAAAGTTCCAACAACTCAAAGAAAGCTAATTgagtttaaactttatttctttttccatAGGTGCTACCTGACCTACTGGagtgctttgattttttttcatatttctaGAATTTGAAGTTTAATTTTTGGTTCACTTTAGTTGATCAGCTCTACTGTTTTGTTTTCATAGGATACAGAGTTTCCTGGTGTTGTGGTAAGACCTATTGGAGAATTTCGAAGCACTGTAGATTACCAGTATCAACTCTTGCGATGTAATGTGGATTTGTTGAAAATCATCCAGCTAGGCCTTACATTCATGAATGAGAAAAACCAATATCCTCCCGGGACCTCTACCTGGCAGTTCAACTTTAAATTCAACCTCACGTAAGTACCATTAATACTGCACACTTTTCTTTTGCTTTCACCTTCCATCTCCTGTCTCATAAACAGTTGGCATGTTACtggggtttgattttttttcttattactgCTGTCCATTATTAAACACATTATTTGACTATTGGGCCATGACTCCCTTTGCCCTGTCCTAGAGATTCTTGCAATCCTTAGATCAAAAGCAGGGTTTCAATTCTCTTCTTCACTTCCCTTTGTAATTGTGATTTGTGATAACTAGAAATCATGTTGGTCTGTGTGATTCCTGTAATTATAGTCCAGGTAAACTGGTGAATCATTAAGAGGGCCCATGTGGACTTGCAGGtatttgattttcatttatttaaaaattttatttggatacaaACAATCTCTGTAGACCTCTTTGCTATCatattttcttgtagtttaaagGGTTAGGTCATTGTTTTCAAATAGATTTCTGTTCAGTTTTAATATCGATGGAAAGATTCAGAATTTTTACAGCTCGCAGTTGggaaaaacattattttaaaagtcCTTTTGTTTTAAAGGGAGGATATGTACTCTCAAGACTCAATAGATCTGCTGAGAACTTCTGGACTTCAGTTCAAAAAACACGAAGAAGAAGGAATTGAAACAACTTACTTTGCAGAGCTGCTCATGACATCTGGGGTTGTGCTATGTGATAATGTAAAGTGGCTTTCATTTCACAGGTTGGTGCCTGCAGTTAAATTTAAGATTTAGATAATGATCTGATttgtgccgcccccccccccaacaaaagaCAAAATCCTGACAATGGCTTATGGTCAAATGGGCCTCGACAAGTAACCCTATTGAATGGTGCCTGTTTGACCACACTTGATCTGAATTTAAACTCTGCGCATGCAAACATGCTGCATTGCCTTTCGTATATATCTGGATATATGCAAGGATGACAAGAAAAACATGGCCCCATGTTTGCTTTTGTACTAGATATGGTTTTTTTGTTTGTGGCTGGTTGATAATTACCATAAATGTACAAAGTTCCTTTTGATCTTTTCAGACAAAAAAATATGAATTATTTTTAATGGTGAAGTAGACAATATATAAATTGAGTCTCAGTGACATCCTAATACCATATATTAAtaattgttagaaacagaatttgtTTGTGAAAGAAATTACAATTTGATCAAGTCATTTGCAATATTCTTAAATCTTCCCACTGATCTAAGGATTGAACCTGTGGGCTGTGAGGTATGATATGCTACTGTGCTGTAAGAGCATTCAAATTTCATCCTGAAGATAAATCTTTTATGGACATTTCGCTGTGACAAAAATAGCCTCTATCTAAAAAGGTgcagttttgtttttatttgttgaTACACTGAACTTCCCCTTGTGACAAActaaaattcttttttaaaaatttacaaagAATCTTGAATTATAAATGATCTCAGCATtctatgtgatgtgatgtatatactctaacaataaatttgaactttgaatagaACGTTTCCATTTTGGTAGCTGACTAAATTTGGAGCCTAACCCAAAGTAACAATTTCCTGTATTGCCTCTACTTCAGTCACCAGTCACTACCAAATCATTTTGCTTCATCATAAATGGGAGGATGTCTTTTACATCCTATATGCTGGAATAGTTACTGAGGAAGTTTTCTGCAAGACTGCATTAAGCTGTCAACTATGTTT from Narcine bancroftii isolate sNarBan1 chromosome 9, sNarBan1.hap1, whole genome shotgun sequence harbors:
- the cnot8 gene encoding CCR4-NOT transcription complex subunit 8, translating into MPAAEEDRSQIIREVWANNLEEEMRRIRLIIQKYNYIAMDTEFPGVVVRPIGEFRSTVDYQYQLLRCNVDLLKIIQLGLTFMNEKNQYPPGTSTWQFNFKFNLTEDMYSQDSIDLLRTSGLQFKKHEEEGIETTYFAELLMTSGVVLCDNVKWLSFHSGYDFGYLIKLLTHSRLPEEEQEFFDILHLFFPAIYDVKYLMKSCKNLKGGLQEVAEQLELERIGRQHQAGSDSLLTGMAFFRMRELFFEDNIDDTKYCGHLYGLGSGLTNNHNGTAGTSEEENSNKQH